One stretch of Agelaius phoeniceus isolate bAgePho1 chromosome W unlocalized genomic scaffold, bAgePho1.hap1 SUPER_W_unloc_2, whole genome shotgun sequence DNA includes these proteins:
- the LOC143692698 gene encoding olfactory receptor 14J1-like: MSNSSSIRHFLLLALADTRQLQLLHFCLLLGISLAALLGNGLIISAVACGHHLHTPMFFFLLNLALADLGSICTTVPKAMHNSLWDTSNISYTACAAQVFFFLFFLGSEYFLLTTMCYDRYVSICKPLHYGTLLGSRACAHMAAAAWASAFLNALMHTANTFSLPLCKGNALGQFFCEIPQILKLSCSHSNLKELGLIALSASLGFGCFVFIVFSYVQIFRAVLRIPSEQGRHKAFSTCLPHLAVISLLVSTGIFTYLKPPSMSSPSLDLALSVLYSVVPPALNPLFYSLRNQELKAAVWRLMTAWFRKHSTSGQFLQITCNKSHL, from the coding sequence atgtccaacagcagctccatcaggcacttcctcctgctggcattggcagacacgcggcagctgcagctcctgcacttctgcctcttgctgggcatctccctggctgccctcctgggcaacggcctcatcatcagcgccgtagcctgcggccaccacctgcacacgcccatgttcttcttcctgctcaacctggccctcgctgacctgggctccatctgcaccactgtccccaaagccatgcacaattccctctgggacaccagcaacatctcctacactgcatgtgccGCCcaagtctttttctttctgttcttccttggatcagagtatttcctcctgaccaccatgtgctacgaccgctacgtgtccatctgcaaacccctgcactacgggaccctcctgggcagcagagcttgtgcccacatggcagcagctgcctgggccagtgcctttctcaatgctctcatgcacacagccaatacattttccctgcccctttgcaagggcaatgccctgggccagttcttctgtgaaatcccacagatcctcaagctctcctgctcacactcaaacCTCAAGGAATTGGGACTCATTGCTCTCAGTGCCTCTTtaggttttggttgttttgtgttcattgttttctcttatgtgcagatcttcagggctgtgctgaggatcccctctgagcagggacggcacaaagccttttccacctgcctccctcacctggctgtgatCTCTCTCCTTGTCAGCACTGGCATATTTACCTACCTGAAGcctccctccatgtcctccccatccctggatctggccctgtcagttctgtactcggtggtgcctccagccctgaaccccctcttctacagcctgaggaaccaggagctcaaggctgcagtgtggagactgatgactgcaTGGTTTCGGAAACATTCAACttctggccaatttctgcaaatcacttgtaataaaagtcatctttga